From the Bacillus rossius redtenbacheri isolate Brsri chromosome 12, Brsri_v3, whole genome shotgun sequence genome, the window TGTTCCCATCTCTGCACAACCCTCTTCCCACCTTGAACAGCCTTACCAGCCTTTCTATACTCCTCCTCCACTGTAGTGTTTCCCACACATCCGGCTTCATGATCATCATCCATGGGCTGTGTCTCTCCCCTCTTCTCCTTCCATTCCCCACTATACACccacagggacgtcggaacgttttcatgagtgagggggcgaaaagatgtctcacacttacctcagtcctagagccctcccccggaaaaattgggAATTTTAGATGCataattgtgctatttaatgagtttccgaaccaaaatattaaatataccattccaagaattttatgacgtagtatgtattaaatactactctgacagtagatgtagtacaatttaaataaaataccatctaggaatttgcaatcattttacagtatattgacaatcataaatttgattttctaatcaatgcgatcaccaatgcaacgtttgtaactactggttgagaaaaatactactaggacctaACATTTACTCTGGGAAAAGGAGGgtggcgaaatgctactctcgcccccccccccccccatgcataacagcacggggtcgactcgcccctgctgccccccccccccctgttccgacgtccctgtacaCCCATGATCCATCTCGCTGCCTTGAGCTGTACAATCTATAGCTCTCTTATCTCCGTGGATCCCAAACTCCCGCCACGCACTCCATCATCGGCCTGACCAACATACAGTACACCTTTGCCTTTACCTTGCTTCCTGTTTCCTTCAATTATCCTTCAATTAGCCCAAGGAACCTCCCGCCCCTTATTTACCACTTGCTGTATTGGCTTTCCCCAACCCAGGTTGATCTGTACAGGTTGCTCCTATGCCTCTTGTAACTTCTACCCCTTCCAGCAATAATCTTCCTTTAATACTATCCTCCTCGTCTTGATTACATTTAATGCCATTCCATTCTCCATGGACCAGTGATCTAGCCAGTCCAGATAACATTGCATGTTTTCCCCCCTCCTCTGCTGTTTCATACACCACAAAGTCCATCCACAAACATCTAAATTTTATCTCTCATTTAGTTCACTGTGGTATATAGGCATATGCCAATAGCTTACTCACCTTTTCAAAACTTAGTTTCGTAGGTTGctgaaatctaattttttttcgaGCAGACACATTCGAGTTCATTTTAGCTTTCAATGGTAACTTTAAGACAGATTTTTCATTGTCTGTCTCGCTGATGCTGTAGATATCTGCATTTAATACAGGAGGTTCATCAACTGTACATACTTGACTAGCCCCtgaagaataaattttttttgaagttctaAACTTATCTTGTGCACCAATATTTGATTCCTCTTTTTTATTAGAAATTATCTTAAAGTTAAATGAATCCAATTTCTGTTGCTTTAATTTCATTGGTACTCGGGAACTTTTAGAAACAAAATTCTCAACATTTTTCTGTGGAAACGACTTTGTCTTGAATATTCTGAATGTTGTATTTTGTTTTATGGGATTTTCCTGCTGACTTTTCGTTTGCAAAACTTCATCTTCTCCAGAAAATAGCATATCATCGTGTGATGTAACAGGAAATCCACAAAAACCTGTTTCAATTTTCGTTGGCAATACTTCCGTATTTTTCAATACATTTCTATTGGcaaaaacatttgaattttggaAAATCACAGGACTcttgaaaaattttcttttattaaatgatttagcTTTTCGTTCAGGAAACTTTAGTTCAGTGTTGTTGCGTTGTTTCAAACATTGTTTAGTACAAAGCTCTTGAATCTTATTTTCCCCACAGTGTTGAACTAACTCCTTTATACATTTTGGTGGCTGCAATGACTGTACTGACTTTGGAGAAGCATTCTGTACTGTATGAAAAAATTCAGAACTGGGAGATTCATCTTCAAATTCTTCTGATGAAAATTCTTGGCTTGAAGCTGCAATGAGGCTATTATCATTTGTATTAACATTTCTTTTCAGAACTGCATCACCCAATACATCAGATTTGATTTTTTCTGGCACACTATCATTATCAATTGAAATCTCAAAATTTTCAAGGGGCTCAGGCACATTTTCTGCATCACTTTCAACATCATTATACATATTGCACATTAATTTGTCAATTGAATTTGCAGAAAatctattttcaaaaaaatcacTATTCACAGAACTGGCCGATCCCAATAAGTTTGAAAACAAAGAACACTCATTTCTAATTGCCCACTTGATATTAAATGCTGTGTGTGACTCATAAAACCAATCAAGTCCACAGTCCCTATCTtggtttccaaatttatttttgctGAGTGGGATTTCAGGTTTCTTGAAAACACAACCTTCGTCTGCAGGCTGCTCCAAACATTTAAAGCTAGTCATGACATTTTCATCATGCATGTCATTGCTTATGGTCTTTGAAACGTCTGTTAGATCAATTAGATTCTGAGGATAAAGTTCTGCATTTTCACTTTTCGAATTTTCTTCAGTATCAGTTGCTGTGGGTGGTGGCAACCCTGATGGAGGAGTTTCTGTACGTTCCTGCAGACTCGTAAATGACTCattactatttttattattaagactTTTCATTCCACCATCACTGGCTTCATAAACTTCTTCTGTCTGATGACTGGGACTATTTGATTTCAACATaccatatttatgtttatatggaaaatcatcattaaaattgctttcatcAAATACTGATGAAAATGTAACTTCAGACTCTTCAATACACCTGCTTTGTGCGGATTTTGATGTACAATTTGTTGTACCTTTACAAGGAGAGTCATTAGGCTCTTTTGCTGGTGTCTGAATACATTCACAGGCCTGCAGATTAACACTGTTTGTGTTTGCATTACTTGTATGAGGTGGTTTGCTGTAATTATTTTGGCTGAAAACCTTAGTTGCCTTAGTGCTATTCTCAAGATGTTCTTGAgctctgtaacaaaaaaaaaaaagctataaggATGATGATCACTCA encodes:
- the LOC134537676 gene encoding uncharacterized protein LOC134537676 isoform X1, with amino-acid sequence MESDQMFGSLSSRGKLVLEAVWKDWLAMYGSQTSESDHHGKMSEQGSLLDELFPLPVTLEDSKQRAATRAQEHLENSTKATKVFSQNNYSKPPHTSNANTNSVNLQACECIQTPAKEPNDSPCKGTTNCTSKSAQSRCIEESEVTFSSVFDESNFNDDFPYKHKYGMLKSNSPSHQTEEVYEASDGGMKSLNNKNSNESFTSLQERTETPPSGLPPPTATDTEENSKSENAELYPQNLIDLTDVSKTISNDMHDENVMTSFKCLEQPADEGCVFKKPEIPLSKNKFGNQDRDCGLDWFYESHTAFNIKWAIRNECSLFSNLLGSASSVNSDFFENRFSANSIDKLMCNMYNDVESDAENVPEPLENFEISIDNDSVPEKIKSDVLGDAVLKRNVNTNDNSLIAASSQEFSSEEFEDESPSSEFFHTVQNASPKSVQSLQPPKCIKELVQHCGENKIQELCTKQCLKQRNNTELKFPERKAKSFNKRKFFKSPVIFQNSNVFANRNVLKNTEVLPTKIETGFCGFPVTSHDDMLFSGEDEVLQTKSQQENPIKQNTTFRIFKTKSFPQKNVENFVSKSSRVPMKLKQQKLDSFNFKIISNKKEESNIGAQDKFRTSKKIYSSGASQVCTVDEPPVLNADIYSISETDNEKSVLKLPLKAKMNSNVSARKKIRFQQPTKLSFEKDSFLQETLKETDEIKFIFFTLTKELFEKVLNDLKQNIVQEICLAIVYREGFCQLNKPLEHTMSTICNPKGIMFGVMDTNCDIKYYYFDVCSPSQMDESRDFILKLLNSQCRMICFEAQEMFAFLIDKFQFSPRQACIEWLMIDPLIGCWLLDPDHPVSSFRETLERLEVSTTVNDKIFQKTDASADNDLNRCCHLLQTLSTVAEKLYERLSSQHLWELFTGVELKLVPLLAAMELRGICVEKSEFQKMDVLLKVTTCLQNSEKLHSGMNGTRTHPSHGLRLLMAAHMQLGANFAITGLN
- the LOC134537676 gene encoding uncharacterized protein LOC134537676 isoform X2, whose amino-acid sequence is MESDQMFGSLSSRGKLVLEAVWKDWLAMYGSQTSESDHHGKMSEQGSLLDELFPLPVTLEDSKQRAATRAQEHLENSTKATKVFSQNNYSKPPHTSNANTNSVNLQACECIQTPAKEPNDSPCKGTTNCTSKSAQSRCIEESEVTFSSVFDESNFNDDFPYKHKYGMLKSNSPSHQTEEVYEASDGGMKSLNNKNSNESFTSLQERTETPPSGLPPPTATDTEENSKSENAELYPQNLIDLTDVSKTISNDMHDENVMTSFKCLEQPADEGCVFKKPEIPLSKNKFGNQDRDCGLDWFYESHTAFNIKWAIRNECSLFSNLLGSASSVNSDFFENRFSANSIDKLMCNMYNDVESDAENVPEPLENFEISIDNDSVPEKIKSDVLGDAVLKRNVNTNDNSLIAASSQEFSSEEFEDESPSSEFFHTVQNASPKSVQSLQPPKCIKELVQHCGENKIQELCTKQCLKQRNNTELKFPERKAKSFNKRKFFKSPVIFQNSNVFANRNVLKNTEVLPTKIETGFCGFPVTSHDDMLFSGEDEVLQTKSQQENPIKQNTTFRIFKTKSFPQKNVENFVSKSSRVPMKLKQQKLDSFNFKIISNKKEESNIGAQDKFRTSKKIYSSGASQVCTVDEPPVLNADIYSISETDNEKSVLKLPLKAKMNSNVSARKKIRFQQPTKLSFEKDSFLQETLKETDEIKFIFFTLTKELFEKVLNDLKQNIVQEICLAIVYREGFCQLNKPLEHTMSTICNPKGIMFGVMDTNCDIKYYYFDVCSPSQMDESRDFILKLLNSQCRMICFEAQEMFAFLIDKFQFSPRQACIEWLMIDPLIGCWLLDPDHPVSSFRETLERLEVSTTVNDKIFQKTDASADNDLNRCCHLLQTLSTVAEKLYERLSSQHLWELFTGVELKLVPLLAGPSKATAECCSQSSWQTVLIDFPKAAEGHIV
- the LOC134537676 gene encoding uncharacterized protein LOC134537676 isoform X3, which codes for MESDQMFGSLSSRGKLVLEAVWKDWLAMYGSQTSESDHHGKMSEQGSLLDELFPLPVTLEDSKQRAATRAQEHLENSTKATKVFSQNNYSKPPHTSNANTNSVNLQACECIQTPAKEPNDSPCKGTTNCTSKSAQSRCIEESEVTFSSVFDESNFNDDFPYKHKYGMLKSNSPSHQTEEVYEASDGGMKSLNNKNSNESFTSLQERTETPPSGLPPPTATDTEENSKSENAELYPQNLIDLTDVSKTISNDMHDENVMTSFKCLEQPADEGCVFKKPEIPLSKNKFGNQDRDCGLDWFYESHTAFNIKWAIRNECSLFSNLLGSASSVNSDFFENRFSANSIDKLMCNMYNDVESDAENVPEPLENFEISIDNDSVPEKIKSDVLGDAVLKRNVNTNDNSLIAASSQEFSSEEFEDESPSSEFFHTVQNASPKSVQSLQPPKCIKELVQHCGENKIQELCTKQCLKQRNNTELKFPERKAKSFNKRKFFKSPVIFQNSNVFANRNVLKNTEVLPTKIETGFCGFPVTSHDDMLFSGEDEVLQTKSQQENPIKQNTTFRIFKTKSFPQKNVENFVSKSSRVPMKLKQQKLDSFNFKIISNKKEESNIGAQDKFRTSKKIYSSGASQVCTVDEPPVLNADIYSISETDNEKSVLKLPLKAKMNSNVSARKKIRFQQPTKLSFEKDSFLQETLKETDEIKFIFFTLTKELFEKVLNDLKQNIVQEICLAIVYREGFCQLNKPLEHTMSTICNPKGIMFGVMDTNCDIKYYYFDVCSPSQMDESRDFILKLLNSQCRMICFEAQEMFAFLIDKFQFSPRQACIEWLMIDPLIGCWLLDPDHPVSSFRETLERLEVSTTVNDKIFQQWNFVVFVLKSQNSRRWMSF